A window of the Kosakonia radicincitans DSM 16656 genome harbors these coding sequences:
- a CDS encoding PTS sugar transporter subunit IIA, protein MDITKILNTNRVILNMKATNKTEAIEELTDLLQKDGAISCRETFIQDVWQRESEGSTGFENHIAIPHGKSSAVVNTTLAIGRTHHDIPWETLDGSNVRCIILFAVRLEDQNTTHIRLLSQVAGALADEDIIEQLLEESSPQKIIDLFSQYAESDVC, encoded by the coding sequence ATGGACATAACAAAAATCCTGAATACAAATCGCGTTATTTTGAATATGAAAGCTACGAATAAAACGGAGGCGATTGAGGAATTAACCGATCTTTTACAAAAAGATGGCGCTATTAGTTGCCGGGAAACGTTTATTCAGGATGTCTGGCAACGTGAATCAGAAGGATCGACCGGCTTCGAAAATCATATCGCGATACCCCATGGTAAATCCTCGGCGGTAGTTAATACCACCCTGGCGATTGGACGCACACACCACGATATTCCCTGGGAAACACTGGATGGCAGTAACGTGCGCTGCATTATTTTATTTGCTGTACGGCTTGAAGATCAAAATACGACGCATATTCGCCTGCTTTCTCAGGTGGCAGGTGCACTGGCGGATGAAGACATCATCGAGCAATTACTTGAAGAGAGCAGTCCACAAAAGATTATTGACTTGTTTAGTCAATATGCTGAATCCGATGTTTGCTAA
- a CDS encoding PTS fructose transporter subunit IIB — translation MNIVCVAACTAGIAHTYIAREKLIKGAKALGHNIKIETQGTIGTENELLAEDISAADVVILAVDVKIKGEERFINKRIVRVKTEIVIKSPVQFLEKVEKSLANA, via the coding sequence ATGAATATTGTTTGTGTCGCTGCCTGTACGGCAGGAATTGCACATACGTATATTGCCCGCGAGAAGTTAATTAAAGGCGCGAAAGCGCTTGGGCATAATATTAAAATTGAAACTCAGGGCACTATCGGTACTGAAAATGAGTTGCTGGCGGAAGATATTTCCGCAGCCGACGTCGTTATTCTTGCGGTCGATGTCAAAATAAAAGGAGAAGAGCGCTTCATTAATAAACGCATCGTGCGAGTTAAAACCGAAATTGTCATTAAATCACCCGTTCAGTTTCTTGAAAAGGTCGAGAAATCATTAGCTAATGCGTGA
- a CDS encoding PTS fructose transporter subunit IIC produces the protein MSENKVPVSQEIKRHLLTGISWMIPLIVAAGICIALGQVLGGTNVGEKTGTIPWMLNQIGGWGMGLIVPLISAAIAYSIADRPGFAPGLIVGFICGQIHTGFIGGMLGGFLVGYTVLLLKHYIRLPKSMQGLMPIMVLPVLSTIIGGLLMMTLIGKPIAWLQEALIHMLESMQGGSRFLMGAILGAMATFDFGGPVNKTMSLFADGLLVSGVYGPEAVKFVGSIIPPFGITLSFLLTRHKYTRAEREALKAAFPMGICMITEGVIPIAARDLLRVVGSCVVASAIAGGLIMVWGVESPVPHGGMFVVPLFTHPLLFCLALGIGTVICGVMLSLWKKPVTERDEEFDELSDKKLKDEEITFTLE, from the coding sequence ATGAGTGAAAATAAAGTTCCTGTTTCGCAGGAAATAAAAAGACATCTTTTGACGGGCATCTCGTGGATGATTCCGTTAATTGTGGCAGCGGGCATTTGTATTGCCCTCGGCCAGGTACTCGGCGGCACAAACGTTGGAGAAAAAACGGGCACCATCCCCTGGATGCTCAATCAGATTGGCGGCTGGGGAATGGGATTGATTGTACCCCTGATCAGCGCCGCCATTGCCTACTCCATTGCTGACCGTCCCGGATTCGCACCGGGCCTGATTGTTGGCTTTATCTGCGGACAGATTCATACCGGGTTTATTGGTGGGATGCTGGGTGGTTTCCTGGTGGGTTACACCGTCCTGCTGCTTAAACACTATATTCGCCTGCCGAAATCAATGCAGGGTCTGATGCCTATCATGGTGCTGCCAGTGCTGAGCACCATTATCGGCGGCCTGCTGATGATGACGCTGATCGGCAAACCCATCGCCTGGCTGCAGGAAGCGCTGATCCACATGCTGGAGTCGATGCAGGGTGGTTCACGCTTCCTGATGGGGGCCATCCTCGGTGCAATGGCGACGTTCGACTTCGGCGGCCCGGTGAACAAAACCATGTCGCTGTTCGCCGATGGGCTGCTGGTGAGTGGTGTGTACGGGCCGGAAGCGGTGAAGTTTGTCGGCTCTATCATTCCGCCGTTCGGCATTACCCTCTCGTTCCTGCTGACACGCCACAAATACACCCGCGCTGAACGTGAAGCGCTGAAAGCCGCCTTCCCGATGGGGATCTGCATGATTACCGAAGGAGTTATCCCGATTGCGGCGCGTGACCTGCTGCGCGTGGTCGGCTCCTGTGTGGTGGCCTCGGCTATTGCGGGTGGCCTGATCATGGTGTGGGGCGTGGAAAGCCCGGTGCCGCACGGTGGCATGTTCGTGGTCCCGCTGTTTACCCATCCGCTGCTGTTCTGCCTGGCGCTGGGGATCGGCACGGTTATCTGCGGCGTGATGCTGTCGCTGTGGAAGAAACCGGTGACCGAACGCGACGAAGAGTTTGACGAGCTCAGCGATAAGAAACTGAAAGACGAAGAGATCACCTTCACCCTGGAATAA
- a CDS encoding class II fructose-bisphosphate aldolase has protein sequence MFADMKSMVTKAWCEHYALLAINCMNLESARAAVRVAEKHRAPIILNLYQEHLAHFPAPVAVAVVKALAEEATVPVTLALDHGKDPVRIRQAFRAGFSGLMIDASAFPLEENVRQTRAVVELAASAGLCVEGELGHLADAPRYDHATNADLMTQAADVEPFIQQTGIDLLAVSVGTAHGMYAPGITPAIDFQRLEEVARKSTVPLALHGGSGTPFDQMQRCPSFGVAKINVGAAVFEAGKAALLHTLCHDHSRELVDVLMAMEQASEEAIIPYLQASGAIGKA, from the coding sequence ATGTTTGCCGATATGAAAAGCATGGTGACCAAAGCCTGGTGTGAACACTATGCGTTGCTCGCTATCAACTGTATGAACCTGGAAAGCGCCCGTGCGGCGGTTCGGGTTGCCGAGAAACACCGCGCACCGATCATCCTGAACCTGTATCAGGAGCATCTTGCCCATTTCCCGGCACCGGTTGCCGTGGCGGTGGTAAAAGCGTTGGCCGAGGAGGCCACGGTGCCGGTCACACTGGCGCTGGACCACGGGAAAGATCCCGTGCGTATTCGCCAGGCGTTTCGCGCCGGGTTTAGCGGGCTGATGATTGATGCGTCCGCCTTCCCGCTGGAAGAGAACGTCCGTCAGACCCGCGCGGTGGTTGAGCTGGCTGCCAGCGCCGGGCTGTGTGTGGAGGGGGAGTTAGGCCATCTGGCCGATGCACCGCGCTACGATCACGCCACCAATGCGGATCTGATGACCCAGGCCGCCGACGTCGAGCCGTTTATCCAGCAGACTGGGATTGACCTTCTGGCAGTGTCAGTCGGAACCGCGCACGGCATGTACGCCCCCGGCATCACGCCCGCCATCGATTTTCAACGCCTGGAAGAGGTGGCGCGTAAATCGACGGTGCCCCTGGCATTGCACGGCGGCAGCGGAACCCCGTTTGACCAGATGCAGCGCTGTCCGTCCTTTGGTGTCGCCAAGATCAACGTCGGCGCTGCGGTGTTCGAAGCCGGGAAAGCCGCGCTGCTGCATACCCTGTGTCATGACCATTCTCGCGAACTGGTGGATGTGCTGATGGCCATGGAGCAGGCCAGCGAGGAAGCCATTATCCCGTATCTACAGGCCAGCGGCGCCATCGGCAAAGCCTGA
- a CDS encoding ketose-bisphosphate aldolase, translating to MLISMKELLKPTRQHGFAIGAFNVADSCFIRAVVEEAEATNTPAIISIHPSEHDFVGDSFFGYVRDITMRSPVPFTLHLDHGASVEHVLRAIQCGFTSVMIDGSLLPYEENVALTKEVVRLAHAVGVSVEGELGTIGQTGTSVEGGVSEVTYTDPAQAEDFIARTGADTLAVAIGTAHGIYPKGMQPKLQMNILRDIAGRLDIPLVLHGGSANPDVEIAESVTLGVGKINISSDMKYAYFQKVREILARETWWDPNVIYPDAINAARDVIRHKMKLFGSTGKASLY from the coding sequence ATGTTAATTTCGATGAAAGAGTTACTGAAACCCACCCGCCAACACGGTTTCGCTATTGGTGCGTTCAACGTGGCGGACAGCTGCTTCATTCGCGCGGTGGTGGAAGAAGCGGAAGCCACCAACACGCCTGCAATTATCTCTATCCACCCCAGCGAACACGATTTTGTCGGGGATAGCTTTTTCGGCTATGTCCGCGATATCACCATGCGCAGCCCGGTGCCGTTCACCCTGCACCTGGATCACGGTGCATCGGTCGAGCATGTGCTTCGGGCAATCCAGTGCGGCTTCACCTCGGTAATGATCGACGGCTCGTTACTGCCCTATGAGGAGAACGTGGCGCTGACCAAAGAAGTGGTGCGTCTGGCGCATGCGGTGGGCGTTTCGGTGGAAGGGGAACTGGGCACCATCGGCCAGACGGGCACGTCTGTGGAAGGCGGCGTGTCGGAAGTGACCTATACCGACCCGGCACAGGCAGAGGATTTTATTGCCCGCACCGGGGCAGATACTCTGGCGGTGGCGATCGGGACGGCACATGGTATCTACCCGAAAGGGATGCAGCCGAAGCTGCAAATGAACATTCTGCGCGACATTGCCGGGCGTCTGGATATTCCGCTGGTGCTACACGGAGGTTCGGCCAACCCGGATGTAGAAATCGCCGAGTCCGTGACCCTGGGGGTGGGCAAAATCAATATCTCCAGCGACATGAAGTACGCCTACTTCCAGAAAGTGCGTGAGATCCTTGCCAGAGAAACCTGGTGGGATCCGAACGTGATCTATCCGGATGCGATCAACGCTGCGCGAGATGTGATCCGCCACAAAATGAAGCTGTTTGGATCAACCGGGAAAGCATCACTCTACTAA
- a CDS encoding ROK family protein, whose product MYYLGLDIGGTKMAAVVMDAQGQEIARYRCPTQKASYPQFVESVVAFIDQISHDIQLPMMTGIALPGSVSPLSGLIKNSNIQVINGRALQTDLQQLLGQTMVMANDGNCFALSEACDGAGQQHEVVFGITLGTGCGGGIAIHRQPFVGAWGNAAECGHITLPGYSEQLDGPPVRCYCGKDNCVESFVSGTGLSERYQWLNGQHLTGDAIVALAQQGEPDAVRQVARFRQQLARTLATVVNLLDPGVIVIGGGLSNAALLIANLDTEVAHFVFTDHFSTPIVKAHHGDSSGMRGAAWLAIRTGRTE is encoded by the coding sequence ATGTACTACCTGGGGCTGGATATCGGCGGCACGAAAATGGCGGCGGTGGTGATGGACGCACAAGGGCAGGAAATAGCCCGTTACCGTTGCCCGACGCAGAAAGCGAGTTATCCGCAGTTTGTGGAATCGGTGGTCGCCTTTATCGACCAGATTAGCCATGACATACAACTGCCGATGATGACGGGGATTGCCCTGCCGGGCAGCGTCTCGCCGCTGAGCGGTCTGATTAAGAACTCTAATATCCAGGTAATTAATGGTCGCGCGTTGCAGACGGATCTCCAGCAGTTGCTGGGGCAGACAATGGTGATGGCAAACGACGGAAACTGTTTCGCTTTGTCGGAAGCCTGTGACGGTGCGGGGCAGCAGCATGAAGTCGTGTTCGGTATCACGCTCGGTACCGGCTGCGGTGGCGGGATAGCCATTCACCGCCAGCCGTTTGTTGGCGCGTGGGGGAATGCCGCCGAGTGCGGACATATCACCCTGCCTGGCTACAGCGAGCAACTCGATGGGCCGCCAGTGCGCTGTTACTGCGGTAAAGATAACTGCGTGGAGTCGTTTGTCTCCGGGACGGGGTTGAGCGAACGCTATCAATGGCTTAACGGACAGCATCTTACGGGCGATGCGATTGTGGCGCTGGCGCAGCAGGGGGAGCCCGATGCCGTGCGGCAGGTAGCGCGGTTTCGCCAGCAGCTTGCTCGCACTCTGGCGACGGTAGTGAATCTTCTCGATCCAGGTGTGATTGTGATTGGCGGCGGGCTGTCGAATGCGGCGTTGCTTATCGCGAACCTGGACACCGAAGTGGCCCACTTCGTTTTTACCGATCATTTCTCCACCCCCATCGTGAAAGCCCATCACGGCGACAGCAGCGGCATGCGTGGCGCTGCCTGGCTTGCCATTCGAACCGGGAGAACAGAATGA
- a CDS encoding D-lyxose/D-mannose family sugar isomerase: MKRSQINYAIDKAHAIAETFGVCLPEFAFFTADAWRKQPLGEWGEVLDLQLGWDITDFGRGDFGKIGLTLLTLRNGALNSRAYPKPYAEKMLQIQQEQQTPWHFHTHKMKDILNRGRGDLCMQLGWATDEALFDERRMVEVSVDGRQRTFKPGETLVLKPGQGVCLPPRLYHRFWAEKTLVLGWEISMVNDDKRDNYFLEPGGRFPTIEEDVPVKWLLCKEYDRLNVT; encoded by the coding sequence ATGAAACGTTCACAGATTAACTATGCCATTGATAAAGCTCATGCCATCGCCGAGACGTTCGGGGTGTGCCTGCCGGAGTTTGCATTTTTTACCGCCGATGCCTGGCGAAAGCAGCCGCTGGGGGAGTGGGGCGAAGTGCTGGATCTGCAGTTGGGCTGGGATATCACCGATTTTGGCCGGGGTGATTTCGGCAAGATTGGCCTGACGCTGCTAACGTTGCGTAACGGCGCGCTGAATTCGAGAGCGTACCCAAAGCCGTATGCCGAAAAGATGCTGCAAATTCAGCAGGAGCAGCAGACGCCGTGGCATTTTCATACCCATAAGATGAAAGACATTCTGAACCGGGGCCGCGGCGATTTGTGTATGCAGCTCGGCTGGGCGACGGATGAGGCGCTGTTTGACGAGCGGCGCATGGTTGAAGTGAGCGTGGACGGGCGGCAACGTACGTTTAAGCCCGGCGAGACGCTGGTGTTAAAACCGGGGCAGGGGGTGTGTCTGCCGCCGCGTTTGTATCACCGTTTCTGGGCCGAGAAAACGCTTGTGCTCGGTTGGGAGATTTCGATGGTGAATGACGATAAGCGCGATAACTATTTCCTCGAACCTGGCGGGCGTTTTCCGACCATTGAGGAGGATGTCCCCGTGAAGTGGTTGTTATGCAAAGAATATGATCGTTTGAATGTGACGTGA
- a CDS encoding metal ABC transporter ATP-binding protein: MIELDHLVAGYDRLAITPSLCGTLERGSMTAIVGANGCGKSTLLKTLAGFLPPVSGVLRWQPSRPTIGWLAQRHALESQFPLTVQDVVCMGCWPRISLFRGLNRDARMRVAQGLERVGLTAMARETIDTLSGGQFQRMLFARVWVQNAPLVMLDEPFTGIDEITSQILMEQIVDMHREGQTILAVLHDSERVARYFPQTLRLGEKAAQWGASAQSQATAEVCSA, from the coding sequence ATGATTGAACTTGACCATTTAGTGGCGGGATATGACCGGCTGGCAATTACCCCTTCGCTCTGCGGCACGCTGGAGCGCGGAAGTATGACCGCTATTGTCGGCGCTAACGGCTGCGGCAAATCGACATTATTAAAAACGCTGGCCGGATTTTTACCTCCGGTGAGCGGCGTGCTGCGCTGGCAACCATCACGCCCGACAATTGGCTGGCTGGCGCAGCGTCACGCGCTGGAATCACAATTTCCGCTTACCGTTCAGGATGTGGTTTGCATGGGCTGTTGGCCGCGTATCTCCCTGTTTCGCGGCCTGAATCGTGATGCGCGTATGCGGGTTGCACAAGGGCTGGAACGCGTGGGCTTAACGGCCATGGCGCGTGAAACCATTGATACGCTCTCCGGAGGGCAATTCCAGCGCATGTTATTTGCCCGCGTCTGGGTACAAAACGCGCCGCTGGTCATGCTGGATGAACCCTTCACTGGCATTGATGAAATTACCTCGCAGATATTGATGGAACAAATCGTTGATATGCATCGCGAAGGGCAGACCATTCTGGCGGTGCTACATGATAGTGAACGCGTGGCGCGTTACTTTCCGCAAACCTTGCGCCTTGGCGAAAAAGCCGCGCAGTGGGGCGCATCCGCTCAGTCTCAGGCGACGGCTGAGGTGTGCAGCGCATGA
- a CDS encoding metal ABC transporter permease yields MIWHLFFQPFIEFGFMRRALVVCMALSVSTTALGVFLLLRRMSLMGDALSHAILPGVAVGYLLNGMSLLAMSIGGFIAGITVALVAGWVSRRTPLKEDASFAGFYLGSLALGVTLVSLRGSNVDLLHLLFGSILAVDSDAALFVAGVASLTLIVLAVGYRGLVSEAFDSAFLQVNASRLPGLLHGLFLALLVLNLVAGFQVLGTLMAVGVMMLPAVAARCWVRTLPALLLLAAITGALCAWLGLSLSWMAGLPAGPAIVLTASAVFFFSILFGTRSGLAQSLRALLT; encoded by the coding sequence ATGATCTGGCATCTCTTTTTCCAGCCGTTTATTGAATTTGGTTTTATGCGCCGCGCACTGGTGGTTTGCATGGCGCTTTCGGTTAGCACCACGGCGCTGGGGGTCTTTTTGCTGCTGCGTCGTATGAGCCTGATGGGTGATGCGCTTTCGCACGCCATTTTGCCGGGTGTGGCAGTCGGTTACTTGCTGAACGGCATGTCGCTGCTGGCGATGAGTATTGGTGGTTTCATTGCAGGCATCACCGTGGCGCTGGTCGCTGGCTGGGTCAGCCGCCGTACGCCGCTGAAAGAGGACGCCAGCTTTGCCGGTTTTTATCTCGGCTCGCTGGCGCTGGGCGTCACGCTGGTGTCGTTACGCGGTTCGAACGTTGACCTGTTGCACCTACTGTTTGGTTCGATTCTGGCGGTGGATAGTGATGCGGCGCTGTTTGTCGCGGGTGTCGCCAGCCTGACGCTGATCGTGCTGGCGGTGGGGTATCGCGGGCTGGTCAGCGAAGCGTTCGACAGTGCGTTTTTGCAGGTGAATGCATCCCGCTTGCCGGGATTGCTGCACGGGCTGTTTCTGGCGTTACTGGTATTAAACCTGGTGGCCGGGTTTCAGGTCCTCGGCACGTTGATGGCGGTGGGCGTCATGATGCTGCCCGCAGTGGCGGCGCGCTGTTGGGTGCGCACGCTACCGGCGTTGTTACTGCTGGCGGCGATAACCGGCGCGCTCTGCGCCTGGCTGGGCTTAAGTTTATCGTGGATGGCGGGCCTGCCTGCTGGCCCCGCCATTGTGCTGACCGCCAGCGCGGTGTTCTTTTTTTCCATTTTATTTGGCACGCGCAGCGGGCTGGCTCAAAGCCTGCGTGCGCTTTTAACATAG
- a CDS encoding metal ABC transporter substrate-binding protein yields MKRTGVMLALALGLMAQGAMAKTLNVVASFSILGDIAQEVGGDHVKVTALVGPDGDPHTFEPSAKDSALLNKADVVVVNGLGLEGWLDRLVKASGFKGQLVVASTGVSTHTLEEDGKTVTDPHAWNSAANGALYAQNILAALVKADPADEAALNASGQRYIAELKQMDSWAKERFSAIPQAKRKVLTSHDAFGYFARAYNVEFMAPQGISSESEASAAQVASLIKQIKADGVHVWFMENQLDPRLVKQIASATGAQPGGELYPEALSAKGGVADTYQKAFRHNVDTIANSMK; encoded by the coding sequence ATGAAACGTACAGGGGTGATGCTGGCGCTTGCGCTGGGCTTGATGGCGCAGGGCGCGATGGCAAAAACATTAAATGTGGTGGCCAGTTTTTCTATTCTCGGTGATATCGCACAAGAAGTTGGCGGCGATCATGTAAAGGTGACGGCGCTGGTCGGGCCGGATGGCGATCCGCATACCTTTGAACCCTCGGCAAAAGACAGCGCGCTGCTGAATAAAGCCGATGTAGTGGTGGTTAATGGTTTAGGGCTGGAAGGCTGGCTCGACAGGCTGGTGAAAGCCTCCGGTTTTAAAGGCCAACTGGTGGTGGCTTCAACTGGCGTATCCACGCATACTCTGGAAGAGGATGGTAAAACCGTGACCGATCCTCACGCCTGGAACAGCGCCGCCAACGGTGCGCTGTATGCACAAAATATTCTGGCCGCGCTGGTGAAAGCCGATCCGGCAGATGAAGCCGCGCTTAATGCTTCCGGCCAGCGCTATATCGCCGAGTTAAAACAAATGGATAGCTGGGCGAAAGAGCGCTTCAGCGCTATCCCGCAGGCGAAACGTAAAGTGCTGACCAGCCATGATGCCTTCGGCTATTTCGCCCGTGCCTACAATGTTGAGTTTATGGCGCCGCAGGGGATCTCCTCGGAGAGTGAAGCCAGCGCAGCACAGGTAGCGTCGTTGATTAAACAGATTAAAGCCGATGGCGTTCACGTCTGGTTTATGGAGAACCAGCTCGATCCGCGTCTGGTAAAACAGATTGCCAGCGCGACCGGCGCGCAGCCGGGCGGTGAACTCTATCCGGAAGCGCTCAGCGCGAAAGGCGGCGTGGCGGATACTTATCAGAAAGCGTTTCGCCATAACGTTGACACCATCGCAAACAGCATGAAATAA
- the pncC gene encoding nicotinamide-nucleotide amidase, whose product MTDTELMQLSERIGQALKARGATLTTAESCTGGWVAKVITDIAGSSAWFERGFVTYSNEAKAQMIGVQPDTLDAHGAVSEPVVVEMAIGALKAARADYAISISGIAGPDGGSEAKPVGTVWFGIASVSGEGITRRECFPGDREAVRRQATAYALQTLWQHFLQKT is encoded by the coding sequence ATGACGGACACTGAATTAATGCAACTGAGTGAGCGTATCGGGCAGGCGTTAAAAGCGCGCGGCGCAACGCTAACGACGGCGGAATCCTGCACCGGCGGCTGGGTTGCAAAGGTCATCACTGACATTGCCGGCAGTTCCGCCTGGTTTGAACGTGGGTTTGTTACCTACAGTAATGAAGCAAAAGCGCAAATGATTGGCGTGCAGCCCGACACGCTGGATGCGCACGGTGCTGTGAGCGAGCCGGTGGTGGTGGAAATGGCGATTGGCGCGCTGAAAGCGGCGCGTGCCGATTATGCTATTTCGATCAGCGGTATCGCCGGGCCGGATGGCGGCAGTGAAGCGAAGCCGGTCGGCACCGTCTGGTTTGGCATTGCCAGCGTCAGTGGGGAAGGGATTACGCGGCGCGAATGCTTTCCTGGCGATCGCGAAGCGGTGCGCAGGCAGGCGACGGCTTATGCGCTGCAAACCCTCTGGCAACATTTTCTACAAAAGACTTGA
- the recA gene encoding recombinase RecA: MAIDENKQKALAAALGQIEKQFGKGSIMRLGEDRSMDVETISTGSLSLDIALGAGGLPMGRIVEIYGPESSGKTTLTLQVIAAAQREGKTCAFIDAEHALDPIYARKLGVDIDNLLCSQPDTGEQALEICDALARSGAVDVLVVDSVAALTPKAEIEGEIGDSHMGLAARMMSQAMRKLAGNLKQSNTLLIFINQIRMKIGVMFGNPETTTGGNALKFYASVRLDIRRIGAVKEGDNVIGSETRVKVVKNKIAAPFKQAEFQILYGEGINFYGELVDLGVKEKLIEKAGAWYSYNGEKIGQGKANATTWLKENPATAKEIEKKVREILLSNQNSAAEFSVDSNGEDVEETNEDF, from the coding sequence ATGGCTATCGACGAAAACAAACAAAAGGCGCTTGCAGCTGCACTGGGTCAGATCGAAAAGCAATTCGGTAAAGGCTCCATCATGCGTCTGGGTGAAGACCGCTCCATGGATGTGGAAACCATCTCCACCGGTTCGCTCTCGCTGGATATCGCGCTGGGCGCGGGCGGTCTGCCGATGGGGCGTATCGTCGAAATCTACGGGCCGGAATCATCCGGTAAAACCACGCTGACATTGCAGGTGATTGCTGCAGCGCAGCGCGAAGGTAAAACCTGTGCGTTTATCGATGCGGAACACGCGCTGGATCCTATCTATGCCCGTAAGCTGGGCGTTGATATCGACAACCTGCTGTGCTCCCAGCCGGACACCGGTGAGCAGGCGCTGGAGATCTGTGATGCGCTGGCGCGCTCCGGCGCAGTTGACGTGCTGGTTGTCGACTCCGTGGCGGCATTAACGCCGAAAGCGGAAATCGAAGGCGAAATCGGTGACTCTCACATGGGCCTCGCGGCACGTATGATGAGCCAGGCGATGCGTAAGCTGGCCGGTAACCTGAAACAGTCCAATACGCTGCTGATCTTTATCAACCAGATCCGTATGAAAATTGGTGTGATGTTCGGTAACCCGGAAACCACCACCGGCGGTAACGCACTGAAGTTCTACGCTTCTGTGCGCCTGGATATTCGCCGTATCGGTGCGGTAAAAGAGGGTGACAACGTTATCGGCAGCGAAACCCGCGTAAAAGTGGTGAAAAACAAAATCGCTGCGCCGTTCAAACAGGCTGAATTCCAGATCCTTTACGGTGAAGGTATCAACTTCTACGGCGAGCTGGTTGACCTTGGCGTGAAAGAGAAGCTGATTGAAAAAGCGGGTGCCTGGTACAGCTACAACGGTGAAAAAATCGGACAGGGTAAAGCGAATGCAACAACCTGGCTGAAAGAGAACCCGGCAACGGCGAAAGAGATCGAGAAAAAAGTGCGCGAGATTCTGCTCAGTAATCAGAATTCCGCTGCGGAATTCTCGGTGGATAGCAACGGCGAAGACGTTGAAGAAACCAACGAAGATTTCTGA
- the recX gene encoding recombination regulator RecX: protein MSDDTPRRSALPRLRDRAMRILAMRDHSEKEFRRKLTAPVMGKNGPEELDCTEEEVVQIVEWCLEHHFLDDARFVRQFIASRARKGYGPVRIRQELNQKGIARETTEQAMRECDIDWVASARDQALRKYGEPLPTEFVAKVKVQRFLLYRGFLQEDIQEIWRNFAD, encoded by the coding sequence ATGTCTGACGATACTCCCCGCCGCTCTGCTCTTCCCCGTTTGCGCGATCGGGCGATGCGGATTCTGGCGATGCGCGATCACAGTGAAAAAGAGTTTCGCCGCAAATTGACGGCGCCGGTAATGGGGAAAAACGGCCCGGAGGAACTCGACTGTACGGAAGAAGAGGTGGTGCAGATTGTAGAGTGGTGTCTTGAGCACCATTTTCTCGATGATGCCCGTTTCGTGCGTCAGTTTATCGCCAGCCGGGCGCGCAAAGGCTATGGGCCTGTTCGTATTCGCCAGGAACTGAATCAAAAAGGGATAGCGCGGGAAACGACGGAACAGGCGATGCGCGAATGCGATATCGACTGGGTCGCCAGCGCTCGCGATCAGGCGCTGCGCAAGTATGGAGAACCACTGCCGACAGAGTTTGTCGCGAAAGTAAAAGTGCAACGCTTTTTGCTCTATCGTGGCTTTTTGCAGGAAGATATTCAGGAGATATGGCGAAATTTTGCCGACTGA